The following DNA comes from Hordeum vulgare subsp. vulgare chromosome 3H, MorexV3_pseudomolecules_assembly, whole genome shotgun sequence.
GCCTCCGTCTTCGTCTCCCCCTGGTCGCCGAGAAGAGCGAGGACGATGTCTGCGGTGCGCGTCGGTGCGGCTGGGGATCGGGCAGAGGTGTCGACCGATCAGGGCCAGATGAGGGGCAGGTCCGGCCGACCAGCCCCTGCGTCATCCTCGTCGGGCCTGTCTTCTTGGAGCAGGAGGGCCACGTGGTCTCTATCCTCGTACAGGGGCGACCCCATGGACGACGAGTTCtgctcctcccctcccttccctTGCGGAGCAGCCGCGCAACTGAAAGTCACGACTCAAGGACCTGTTCCTATTCTGCAGCGCGTCGGAAGGCCGCGCCGCTGCCGGCGAGGACCCGCTGCTCAAGTACAGCATGCTCAAGAGCGGCGGCGACGCGTCGATGCGGAAGGGGAGGGGCTCGGCGGCGTCGGCGAGCGACATGCCGCCGCCAACTGACATCCGACGGCGCATGTCTATCGCACACGCGCGCCACATGCACGGCCGCATTTAACAGTCCAACCTGACAAGTAGGCCCCACCCCGGTCAAAATCGGCATCGACGGGAGACAAACCAGCCGACGGATGTTTTGTCCGGTTTAGTTTTGTTaagagtaaaacgagattgaatgaaagtgaatggacaACCAGTCCTGTTTCTATTGATTCttaagtatatatacatctgaaagaggtgtgaagaagaggtgtctgttcggaggcatccctccagaacaggtgcatgttggcaatagagagagaggagacacgactgttcggggttggacacatcccttggagtaatttctaacactcccccttgtactacaccgctccttgaatgtttcatcattggaagcttcttgcatatagatcttccatcttgagaaatctttcagataatcttgagagtctcccccaaaaaccctgtggaaaaaatatgaggataataaagtagatatgttgctaaaactccttaaaacccaatgggaaaaataaggagaaaatgatgcaacatatgatgatcattgtctcttgataactcatatgagaaaacctttgaagaaggagaaaactcattgataagtttagagaacaattaatatgtcttgagtacttcctttaaaaaccccggtagggaaaatagaaagtatgacatatgatctttgagaagatattgcctcactaaaaaccatcgtgagaaacttgagagaaaactcataagggaaaagagtgcaatcgtacatgccattgaaaactcctttaaaacccagtggaaaaaatacaaggagaaaatgatatggcatataaagacacttgtgtttatattgtctcgttaaaaacctttctgagaaaccattagggaaaaactcatcaagggaaaaatagtacaatatatgcaatctgatgattgttaatagatTATAGTTTTGGGAGAtcactccccctgaactttgcaaatatgaaggacgtctcataccaattccattgacgtgaacatgagattgtgtataatctgttggattataacagtattttgtttgcaaattattttctCACTTCTCTATAATCCGTGATGATAAGTAAtttccgagcaatgtgatttatgatattgctcttcatataacctataggtattgagtaacacaactggaagtatcttgataaatcaagttatgtgattctgatgaatctcaaccacattattttgagtgtggttaaccattctactaagttatgcatattttggaatgcctttagataaagcaattatgttagaatgataactgaaaataaccattaaaatccatttatatgacttccatgtgaaggctattgcagcaaattcagtcattgatatggcgtcgtTGGGCTCAactaaagagccaatatcattacatcatatcatggtcatatcttctatttcctgatggaaatattCAAGATTTACTATAATCTTGagatataagatgatagtacttatatcaaccatataccttttgtttggggttgcactccgaataaagatagcaaatatagtgtcagacctgacgtagtttgcaagtatatgagtgttgtggcattagtgagatatagaacttcaggtcctagtatcacttcattatcactcctaggtatgaatggatttgtaccttatcaaaggtagtatgaccatacatgtattttgttgatatgatatatccaaattgaacttctcatatatgtttggatatatgtagactgatatgtattcttgagagaatgcttaagttgtaaacttaagctaattTTGGTTGAAACCAAAATTTCCATCTTGAGAagattttatgtatgtttaggtcttgtagagacattgatgatgaaatcatcgatatatactgaggtgatataaggaattcaaatttggtattcctttgttaacacataaacaatcatcattgaGTAATCTTTCGGAAGAAGAAAGtcatttagtcggtagtaccatatgatttccgactatttTGAGCCATAGAGTGACTTTTGAAATTTCacacaaatatgttgcgatttattttggatttggaaTTGTAAGTCCGTCAGGGACTTCGTTATAAATTTCCAAAACGAgtaactcatatgagtatgtagttactgcatccattaactacatggataatattatttgtactgccaatgatatttattatcgaaacttaATTCCACTCATATCAGGagtatgttacatcataatttgatgtcggGCCTCTGcgtgaactcatttcacaagcaatgtctgattatacataatactttatgtacatacccagaatgaaagtgaatggacaATCAATTTGAATGAAAGTTAGATATCCTTTATGTCTCGTGCTGATAATTAGATACCCagaatgaaagtgaatggacaACCAATTTGAATGAAAGTTAGATACCCAGAATGAAAGTTAGATATCAATTTGAATCAATTCTGGGTATGCTCAATATCATTTATGTctcgtgctgataacgtgttagagtaaaacgagattgaatgaaagtgaatgaaCAATCAGTCCTGTTTCTGTTGATTCttaagtatatatacatctggaagaggtgtgaagaagaggtgtctgttcggaggcatccctccagaacaggtgcctgttggcaatagagagagagGAGACATGACTGTTCGGGGTTGAACACATCCCTTGGATTAATTTCTAACAAGTTTTAAGGTTTATCTTGGAGATGAATCTTGTAACCATCatcttactccctccgtcacaattTATATTTTATAAGGTATGCACGtatacctaggtcgtcaatttgacttatataaaactagcaaaatggcccgtgtgTTGCCATGGAAGAAAAAAACACAATCTTCAATGATGGTGACcatattatgttcacatatcatcgcttgatttagaaattttgtgcacagatgcaagaaaatgtttcttcttttaaatttattcaaaaattgaagcaatctttacattttcaaaaaatatatatcatggttgtcaaaaatcttggtaactcaaaaatttattctgaatttcaagaattttttttagaaaacatacaataataacccgatccatccaacagttaattcttcaaaattcacacaggtatattgtcacaaagacttatatacatacattagatctttcgtgaacaattttacaaatatgggaataattttaaaatcgagaacaatttttacaattcacaaacatttattaaaaatcatgaatattttttatatttcaaacgggtttaaatattttcttttgaattggcgaccaattcaagaaaagacgaacataatttttgatgttggaggattttattttaaatttacaaacattttttgaaacgcatgaagcttttattgtatatgcgagtattttttacaaaactccgagcagtttttgaagtcacaaacattttaattttttaaatatgttgatttatatttttcagtttattaaaattgtaaagattatttgaagttctaatttttttaaaataaaaaaataaaacgaaactgaaaataaataaataaacggaactaaaagtaggcgcctgtgcatgggccggacATTTTTatattagggagagatatattatttaatataaaaattatatcattaaaaaatagaacatctaaagtttataatgatatattttttataatatatatgtctctcattaagttgatcaaattgacgacctagatacacgtgccggacttataaactgaaacggaggaagtatcttGTTTGAATACAAATAAATGCCACGCGGCCTGACAAGGGTTATACACTTCACCAACACTTCTGTTTTTTCTCGTAAAATTATACTAGCTTCTTGTGACAACGTATTTATGTAGGAGGAAGATAACTGTGCTGCTGATTCGTTTAGGCGCAGAGTGACCGATACCTGTGTATGTATGAACTGTGCTGCTGTGATCATCATGTTGTAGAATTATTTCCTACTAACTCTACTTTTGCAGGAATATTGGGTGTATGTGTGCTCCCTCTCTGACCGCGCCATTCTTAATATTTATTTTTCCTCCCACGAGTTCATGGACAGTTTTCGTTTCACTGAAAATTTTGCATTTGCATTACACCTATTTTATTACGCATGGATTTTTTTGTTACTCTAGTAATTTTTCCCTACTGGTACATCTCTGCTAATTAATGATGATCGGCCATACAAGCATTACCTCTTCAAGCAGGCATATTTTATTTAGCACACATCAAGAGTCCAAAAACACCAACATATACTTGCTTCAGAGATACAACAAAAGAAAATAGTACTTGCAGCAGACATATACTTACTCCATCCATAGAGAGGATGGCACACTGCATGTATAGTGGACACTTATACACAGAGTCAGAGAGTATCAACCAAACACTGTTTTATACCGAGAGCTTCAATTCAAGGTACAATCCAATTAAGTTCACCTTAATACGGCAGCCTGGAATATTGGGTTGACAATGGATTGGCTTAGAAATCTCTGAGATCGAAGCATTGGGTGTCACGGACAATATGACATGAGTAGCTCTCTCCTCACCTTAGTGTTGTCACATCTTATAGTATTCTCTCCAGGCAAATTTTAACATGCTTCCTCTTTTTATATGAGAGGTAAAAATGTAAGAGTTAATCAGACCATTAATTAATAAGATCAATGGCTCAGATCTATTATATACTATTGCCTCTTATGTGAAAAGAGGGGGTAGGAGGAAGCATGTTAAAACTGCTCCTCTCTCTAAGCTTGACAAGTTGTTCGGCTACATCTGTCATATCAGGCCGGCCATCTTGATTTTCTTTTAGACACATCATTGCTAGCTTAccaatttcttccaggatcaagATATCTTCTTCCGTTACAATCTCGTCATCGAACATTGACCTCCCACTCTTTTCTGTATGATAGATATGGCGGAACTCAATGATGAGGCTACCGCTTTGCCCATATACTGTTTGTTTCCTAGATATGAGTTCTAGGAGAACAACTCCAAAGCTGTAGACATCACTCTTTGGTGTTAATACACCTGTGTTCCTGAACACCGGATCCATGTAACCCTCGCATCCAACCACCTTCTTAGCAATTATTTCCTTTAGTTTAAGCAGTTTAGACAGCCCAAAATCTGATATCTTTGGTATTAACTTTTCACTGAGAAGTATGTTGTCTGGTTTCACATCACCATGTCGTATTTCCTGAGAGTGCATATAACTCAATCCTTTGGCAGACCCAATTGCAATGTCCAATCGTAACTCTGCTGAAAGTTTTTGCCTTTTGTTCATGTGGACAATGTCTCTGAGGCTCCCATTGGCAGCAAACTCGTACACCAACATTGGAACATCCAACTGGAGGCAGCAACCCATGAGCTTGAGAACGTTAGGGTGGTTCATTTTCAACTGGATCATCACTTCCTCGGTAAATTCCTCTATTCTCTCTTCATCCACCTTGATAAAAGATTTAACTGCCACCACTGTTTTACTTTCATCAGGTAGAGTTCCTTTGTAAACTTTACCAAAGAATCCATTACCCAGTATCTCTGAATAATTCTTTGTGATTTTGCTGAGGTCCTTCTGTGTGAAAATTGTCAAGCCTATGACCTTTTTAAGTATGTTACCCCCGTTCATTTCAAAATGTACCGCAAGTTTCCTCTTTTGGTGCATTATGAATGCCAAGAGTAGCACAACAACCAAGAAGAACACACCTATGCTGACACCTGCAGTAGATCATGTAAAGTTATTGTAACAAGTTTTTATGATCTCCCATTTTgactaaataaaaaaagaagagttAAGCCACACATTTCTGTTGATCTTATATCACCCCTTGCAGATCATAATGTGTGTGCATACAGCGTACAACAAAGTAGCTGTAAAATTACTTTATAGATCTTTTGTTTCATATATACCGTTTGGGGATAATATCAACACTTAGACTTATGTGCATACAAAGTTTGCATGAGTTAAGAATTCAGCAGTAATTAACACCAAAATAGTTTTAACATTATCATGGGATTAATCATGTATAGCTAGGAAATAATTTCGATATAAGATTAATATGCATACCTAGAGCAATTCTTGCTGGAAGTGGGAATTTTGGATTGCATGGAATTTCTTTTGGATCACCTCTACTCTCATAGCCAGGATGGCATTTGCAATCATATGAACCCTCAGTGTCATGGCATACACCATTGCAAGGGAATTCCCATTGTCGTTCACATTCATTTATATCTGCAACATTAATCAGTGAACAAACTGTAAGGTATGCTCCACACTGAAATAGAAGTAGTAGCTATGCAAGATAAATAGCAACACGTCTATCTCAAGATTTCTTATTGCTTTGAACGTGTGTATATGTATTCTCCTGGGTTCAAGCATGTCCTTAAAAATTCATATGAGCCCTTTGCAATGCTAGTTATTCTTTCCGGTCTTCAAAAGCATGGCAGCCTTCTAACTTTGACCATTAAATGCAAACACAATATATCCGTAGTCCTCAACCATTCCACAACATATGACGTGCATGAAATTTTAGTGTTCAGCTTAATTTAACTACAGACGATTAGACTAATAATTGTGCATTAGATACAACAATGATAATGTTTGAAAGTCGTTTtaattatgaacataatgatgccACAGTTGTGTCATATGACTCACAAATTGTTAATGGTACTGATGGAGAGTTGCACATTAATTTTTATGCAGTAGCTCATCAAATTGTCTTAATATGAATAAAAAAGATGTAAGGACATCAAACTGTGGAATGAAGGGAGTAGCTCATCAAATAGTTGTAATGTGAAAATATATCGAGCCAaatctactactccctccgatccaaaataagtgtcgtggtTTTAGTTCAGCTTTGGACCAAAGTCAAAACACTTATTTTGAAATCGGAGGGAGTACGATTTTCACAGATCTAacaagaaaatagaaaatattggTAGTCAAAGTTTTTGAAG
Coding sequences within:
- the LOC123441344 gene encoding wall-associated receptor kinase 5-like, with protein sequence MATAFFLLPALLFAALAAAAKSLTLDLERGCQRSCGGVNVPYPFGIGTGCFRLGFEIKCTDNMPVLGNTSDNIEVLSLSLAPRPEAKVMLPVAYQCYDSTDYTISTYNGSVDFNSAGVYRISNTRNELFVLGCNTLIYTSSGPNGRYAYTYYAGCVAYANDTHSAQDGACAGVGCCHVDIPSGITDNRMRFTSGGYWSHANQTFCPCDYAFIVEKGNYTFRTANLRMDGRRTSMPQVLDWAIRGSSSGSSLSCAEAATMPDDHTCVSKHSECVDSTNGPGYFCNCTQGYEGNPYLDNGCTNINECERQWEFPCNGVCHDTEGSYDCKCHPGYESRGDPKEIPCNPKFPLPARIALGVSIGVFFLVVVLLLAFIMHQKRKLAVHFEMNGGNILKKVIGLTIFTQKDLSKITKNYSEILGNGFFGKVYKGTLPDESKTVVAVKSFIKVDEERIEEFTEEVMIQLKMNHPNVLKLMGCCLQLDVPMLVYEFAANGSLRDIVHMNKRQKLSAELRLDIAIGSAKGLSYMHSQEIRHGDVKPDNILLSEKLIPKISDFGLSKLLKLKEIIAKKVVGCEGYMDPVFRNTGVLTPKSDVYSFGVVLLELISRKQTVYGQSGSLIIEFRHIYHTEKSGRSMFDDEIVTEEDILILEEIGKLAMMCLKENQDGRPDMTDVAEQLVKLRERSSFNMLPPTPSFHIRGNSI